A window of the Streptomyces sp. NBC_00250 genome harbors these coding sequences:
- a CDS encoding S1 family peptidase, which produces MFSFVRRGSVVALTAVAAAVATAAVTATPAAAIHGGRGTTVVDHPYAMLIQTPEGVQFCGGTLVAPTKVLTAAHCVDDAAVPRDLLVIGGRTDLGSTKGTVRHIASIKVHPKWGDGTFAYDAAVLTLDGPMPYATMPLAGPKDSARYASGTKAKTVGWGRTDRTTLATRLKAAELRLAPLKSCEPFTDPTDSAALKLCGTSASGAPDSVCKGDSGGPLVAGGKLVGIVSSGNKYCDDQYPASVFTRVDAIAKGLNLPVS; this is translated from the coding sequence ATGTTCTCGTTCGTCAGGCGCGGCTCCGTCGTCGCGCTCACCGCCGTCGCCGCCGCCGTCGCCACGGCCGCCGTCACGGCGACTCCGGCCGCCGCGATCCACGGGGGCCGGGGCACCACCGTGGTGGACCACCCGTACGCCATGCTCATCCAGACCCCGGAAGGCGTCCAGTTCTGCGGCGGGACCCTGGTGGCACCCACCAAGGTGCTCACCGCCGCCCACTGCGTGGACGACGCCGCGGTCCCGCGCGACCTGCTCGTCATCGGTGGCCGCACCGACCTCGGCAGCACCAAGGGGACCGTCCGGCACATCGCCTCGATCAAGGTCCACCCGAAGTGGGGCGACGGCACGTTCGCGTACGACGCCGCCGTCCTCACCCTCGACGGGCCGATGCCGTACGCGACGATGCCGCTCGCCGGGCCGAAGGACTCCGCCCGCTACGCCTCCGGCACGAAGGCGAAGACCGTCGGCTGGGGCCGCACCGACCGGACGACCCTCGCCACCCGGCTGAAGGCGGCCGAGCTGCGCCTCGCGCCGCTCAAGAGCTGCGAGCCGTTCACCGATCCCACCGACTCCGCCGCCCTGAAGCTGTGCGGGACCTCGGCGTCCGGCGCCCCCGACAGCGTCTGCAAGGGCGACTCGGGCGGGCCGCTGGTCGCGGGCGGGAAGCTCGTCGGCATCGTCTCCAGCGGCAACAAGTACTGCGACGACCAGTACCCGGCGTCCGTGTTCACCCGGGTCGACGCGATCGCCAAGGGCCTGAACCTGCCGGTGTCCTGA
- a CDS encoding lysophospholipid acyltransferase family protein, with amino-acid sequence MKFSLGGSLKLAFRPWVEGLENIPAEGPAILASNHLSFSDSFFLPAVLDRKVTFIAKAEYFTSPGVKGKLTAAFFKGVGQLPVDRSGARGAGEAAIKAGIEVIESGGLFGIYPEGTRSPDGRLYRGKPGGLARVALATGAPVIPVAMIDTEKIQPPGKVVPKLMRPGIRIGKPLDFTRYQGMEGDRFILRSVTDEVMYEIMKLSGQEYVDIYATAAKRQIADAEKAAKEAVKAEIAAREESGA; translated from the coding sequence ATGAAGTTCTCCCTCGGAGGGTCCCTGAAGCTTGCCTTCCGGCCCTGGGTGGAGGGTCTGGAGAACATTCCCGCCGAGGGGCCCGCGATCCTGGCGAGCAACCACCTGTCGTTCTCCGACTCCTTCTTCCTGCCCGCCGTGCTCGACCGCAAGGTCACCTTCATCGCCAAGGCGGAGTACTTCACCTCGCCGGGTGTGAAGGGCAAGCTCACCGCCGCCTTCTTCAAGGGCGTCGGCCAGCTCCCGGTGGACCGTTCGGGTGCCCGCGGCGCGGGTGAGGCGGCCATCAAGGCCGGTATCGAGGTCATCGAGAGCGGCGGCCTCTTCGGGATCTACCCCGAGGGCACCCGTTCGCCCGACGGACGGCTCTACCGGGGCAAGCCCGGCGGTCTCGCGCGCGTGGCCCTGGCCACCGGCGCGCCGGTGATCCCGGTCGCCATGATCGACACCGAGAAGATCCAGCCGCCCGGCAAGGTCGTCCCCAAGCTGATGCGCCCGGGGATCCGGATCGGCAAGCCGCTGGACTTCACCCGCTACCAGGGCATGGAGGGGGACCGCTTCATCCTGCGCTCGGTGACCGACGAGGTCATGTACGAGATCATGAAGCTGTCCGGCCAGGAGTACGTCGACATCTACGCGACCGCCGCCAAGCGGCAGATCGCGGATGCGGAGAAGGCGGCCAAGGAGGCCGTCAAGGCCGAGATCGCGGCTCGGGAAGAGTCCGGCGCGTAG
- a CDS encoding response regulator transcription factor yields MSEQQAEQQRIRVMVVDDHPMWRDAVARDLAEAGLDVVATAGDGEQAVRRALAVTPDVLVLDLNLPVKPGVQVCKELVGGLAGLRVLVLSASGEHADVLEAVKSGATGYLLKSASTEELIDAVRRTAAGDPVFTPGLAGLVLGEYRRLASEPAPAAGGDEPKAPQLTERETEVLRLVAKGLSYKQIAERLVISHRTVQNHVQNTLGKLQLHNRVELVRYAIERGLDDA; encoded by the coding sequence ATGAGCGAGCAGCAGGCCGAGCAGCAGCGGATCAGGGTGATGGTCGTCGACGACCATCCGATGTGGCGGGACGCGGTCGCCCGCGACCTGGCCGAGGCGGGCCTCGACGTGGTCGCCACCGCCGGCGACGGCGAGCAGGCCGTCCGCCGCGCCCTCGCGGTCACCCCCGACGTCCTCGTGCTGGACCTGAACCTGCCGGTGAAGCCGGGCGTCCAGGTGTGCAAGGAGCTCGTCGGCGGCCTCGCCGGACTGCGCGTCCTGGTCCTCTCGGCGAGCGGCGAGCACGCCGACGTGCTGGAGGCGGTGAAGTCCGGCGCCACCGGCTATCTCCTCAAGTCGGCCAGTACGGAGGAGCTGATCGACGCCGTGCGGCGGACCGCGGCCGGCGACCCCGTCTTCACCCCCGGCCTCGCCGGACTGGTCCTCGGCGAGTACCGCCGGCTCGCCTCCGAGCCCGCCCCGGCGGCCGGCGGCGACGAGCCGAAGGCCCCGCAGTTGACCGAGCGCGAGACGGAGGTCCTGCGGCTCGTCGCCAAGGGGCTCAGCTACAAGCAGATCGCCGAGCGCCTGGTGATCTCGCACCGCACGGTGCAGAACCACGTCCAGAACACCCTCGGCAAGCTCCAGCTGCACAACCGGGTGGAGCTCGTCCGGTACGCCATAGAGCGCGGCCTCGACGACGCCTGA
- a CDS encoding 2-hydroxyacid dehydrogenase, whose product MEILAFGVQADEKPLIEKAFAGHHDVRCLSVFLTEDTAPIAAGYEIVSTSVNAVLDHRVLQTLAAGGTQLIAQRSTGFNNIDLEVAERLGLTVARVSYYSPYSVAEFAWTLAMAVNRRIVRASNRTRDFDFRLDGLMGRDLRGRTVGVLGTGKIGEAFTRIAHGFGMTLLGWDIAENPACVGLGMKYVEKERLFAEADLISLHVPLLPATQHIIDAAALTSMKDDAILVNSSRGGLIDTEALVVELRAGRFAGVGLDVYEAEAGLFFLDKSLEVVEDDTLARLVTFPNVVVTSHQAYYTEDAVGQIIDTTVRNVLDYTAGRRSENVLVPRTPTPSM is encoded by the coding sequence GTGGAAATCCTGGCATTCGGCGTGCAGGCGGACGAGAAGCCCCTGATCGAGAAGGCCTTCGCGGGACACCACGACGTCCGCTGTCTGAGTGTCTTCCTCACCGAGGACACCGCCCCCATCGCGGCCGGCTACGAGATCGTCTCCACCAGTGTCAACGCCGTCCTGGACCACCGTGTCCTGCAGACCCTCGCCGCCGGCGGGACGCAGCTGATCGCCCAGCGCTCCACCGGCTTCAACAACATCGACCTGGAGGTCGCCGAGCGTCTCGGCCTCACCGTCGCCCGGGTCTCGTACTACTCGCCGTACTCCGTCGCCGAGTTCGCCTGGACCCTCGCCATGGCCGTCAACCGCCGGATCGTCCGCGCCTCCAACCGGACCCGCGACTTCGACTTCCGCCTCGACGGGCTGATGGGGCGTGACCTGCGGGGCCGTACCGTCGGCGTGCTCGGCACCGGCAAGATCGGCGAGGCGTTCACCCGGATCGCCCACGGCTTCGGCATGACCCTCCTCGGCTGGGACATCGCCGAGAACCCCGCCTGCGTCGGACTCGGCATGAAGTACGTCGAGAAGGAACGGCTCTTCGCCGAGGCCGACCTGATCAGCCTCCACGTACCGCTGCTGCCCGCCACCCAGCACATCATCGACGCCGCCGCCCTCACGTCCATGAAGGACGACGCCATCCTGGTGAACTCCAGCCGCGGCGGCCTCATCGACACCGAGGCGCTGGTCGTCGAACTCCGGGCCGGACGCTTCGCGGGCGTCGGCCTCGACGTCTACGAGGCCGAGGCCGGGCTCTTCTTCCTCGACAAGTCCCTGGAGGTCGTCGAGGACGACACCCTGGCCCGGCTGGTCACCTTCCCGAACGTGGTGGTCACCTCCCACCAGGCGTACTACACCGAGGACGCGGTCGGCCAGATCATCGACACCACCGTCCGGAACGTCCTCGACTACACCGCCGGCCGGCGCAGCGAGAACGTCCTGGTCCCCCGTACCCCGACCCCGTCCATGTGA
- a CDS encoding endonuclease/exonuclease/phosphatase family protein, with translation MAISELPNSRTEADGSAVLRVLSYNVRSMRDDEDALARVIRACAPDLVFVQEAPRFFRWRKHAARLAAKSELVILSGGATAAGPMLLCSLRATVERTEDVLLPLTPGLHRRGLATAVVRFAGARVGLISCHLSLREDERYAQAGMVLDRVGALGTPHALVAGDLNERPEGPAFRRLAKELQDGWEVSPWGGANTSTPADPHQRIDAILATPGVEFLGCGVPTDLDPADLRAATDHLPVLAAVRVPALP, from the coding sequence ATGGCGATCAGTGAGCTGCCCAACTCCCGCACCGAGGCGGACGGTTCGGCCGTCCTCCGGGTCCTCAGCTACAACGTGCGCTCGATGCGCGACGACGAGGACGCCCTCGCCCGGGTCATCCGGGCCTGCGCCCCGGACCTCGTCTTCGTCCAGGAGGCCCCGCGCTTCTTCCGCTGGCGCAAGCACGCCGCCCGGCTCGCGGCCAAGAGCGAGCTCGTCATCCTGAGCGGCGGTGCCACCGCGGCCGGGCCCATGCTGCTCTGCTCCCTGCGGGCCACCGTGGAACGCACCGAGGACGTGCTGCTGCCGCTCACCCCCGGCCTGCACCGGCGCGGCCTCGCGACCGCCGTCGTCCGCTTCGCCGGGGCCCGGGTCGGGCTCATCAGCTGCCATCTGAGTCTGCGCGAGGACGAGCGGTACGCCCAGGCCGGGATGGTCCTCGACCGGGTCGGCGCCCTGGGGACCCCGCACGCCCTCGTCGCCGGGGACCTCAACGAACGGCCCGAAGGCCCCGCCTTCCGCCGTCTGGCGAAGGAGCTCCAGGACGGCTGGGAGGTCAGCCCCTGGGGAGGCGCGAACACCTCGACCCCCGCCGATCCGCACCAGCGGATCGACGCGATCCTGGCCACCCCGGGCGTCGAGTTCCTGGGCTGCGGGGTGCCCACGGACCTCGACCCCGCGGACCTGCGGGCCGCCACCGATCACCTTCCGGTGCTGGCGGCGGTCCGCGTCCCGGCACTGCCCTGA
- a CDS encoding metallophosphoesterase family protein has product MRVHVVSDVHGNAGDLARAGDGADALICLGDLVLFLDYADHSRGIFPDLFGVENADRLVELRTARRFDEARDLGRRLWAELDVDRETAIEGAVRRQYAELFAAFPTPTYATYGNVDIPRFWPEFARPGTTVLDGERIEVGGLVLGFVGGGLRTPMRTPYEISDEEYAAKVEALGDVDVLCSHIPPDVPDLTYDTVARRFERGSRALLDAIRRTRPRYALFGHVHQPLAQRMRIGSTECVNVGHFASTGKPFALEW; this is encoded by the coding sequence ATGCGAGTCCATGTGGTCAGTGACGTGCACGGCAACGCCGGAGACCTCGCCAGGGCGGGGGACGGGGCCGACGCCCTCATATGCCTGGGGGACCTGGTCCTCTTCCTCGACTACGCCGACCACAGCCGCGGGATCTTCCCCGACCTCTTCGGCGTCGAGAACGCCGACCGGCTGGTCGAGCTGCGCACCGCCCGCCGCTTCGACGAGGCCCGTGACCTGGGGCGTCGCCTCTGGGCCGAGCTCGACGTCGACCGCGAGACCGCGATCGAGGGAGCAGTCCGCCGCCAGTACGCCGAACTCTTCGCCGCCTTCCCCACCCCCACGTACGCCACCTACGGGAACGTCGACATCCCCCGCTTCTGGCCCGAATTCGCCCGCCCCGGGACGACCGTCCTCGACGGCGAGCGGATCGAGGTCGGCGGGCTCGTCCTCGGCTTCGTCGGCGGCGGCCTGCGCACCCCGATGCGCACCCCGTACGAGATCTCCGACGAGGAGTACGCGGCGAAGGTCGAGGCACTCGGCGACGTCGACGTCCTCTGCTCCCACATCCCGCCGGACGTGCCGGACCTGACGTACGACACCGTCGCCCGCCGCTTCGAACGCGGCAGCCGGGCCCTGCTCGACGCCATCCGGCGCACCCGCCCCCGCTACGCCCTCTTCGGGCACGTCCACCAGCCGCTCGCCCAGCGGATGCGGATCGGATCGACCGAGTGCGTGAACGTCGGCCACTTCGCTTCGACGGGCAAGCCCTTCGCACTGGAGTGGTGA
- a CDS encoding alpha/beta hydrolase — protein sequence MPVLPGAEPYRHEGGEVGVLLCHGFTGSPQSLRPWAEYLAERGLTVSLPLLPGHGTRWEDMQLTTWHDWYAEVDRALSELLERCATVFVFGLSMGGALTLRLAARHGDAVKGIVLVNPGNKVHGLAAYALPVARHLVPSTKGIASDIAKEGVTEVGYDRVPLHAAHSLREFFRTVDAELPQVTQPVVLLHSPQDHVVPPVDSARILSRISSTDVQEILLEQSYHVATLDHDAERIFDESLAFVERLAPGLVDEQGSRSGG from the coding sequence GTGCCGGTCCTTCCCGGAGCCGAGCCGTACCGCCATGAAGGCGGAGAGGTCGGCGTCCTTCTCTGTCACGGATTCACCGGTTCCCCGCAGTCGTTGCGCCCGTGGGCCGAGTATCTGGCCGAGCGCGGCCTGACGGTGTCACTGCCGCTGCTGCCCGGCCACGGCACCCGCTGGGAGGACATGCAGCTCACCACCTGGCACGACTGGTACGCGGAGGTGGACCGGGCGCTGAGCGAGCTCCTGGAGCGGTGTGCGACCGTCTTCGTCTTCGGCCTCTCCATGGGCGGGGCGCTGACCCTGCGGCTCGCCGCGCGGCACGGCGACGCCGTGAAGGGCATCGTCCTGGTCAACCCGGGGAACAAGGTGCACGGCCTGGCGGCGTACGCGCTGCCGGTCGCCCGTCATCTGGTCCCCTCGACCAAGGGCATCGCCAGCGACATCGCCAAGGAGGGCGTGACCGAGGTCGGCTACGACCGGGTGCCGCTGCACGCCGCGCACTCCCTGCGCGAGTTCTTCCGGACCGTCGACGCGGAGCTTCCGCAGGTCACACAGCCGGTGGTACTGCTCCACAGCCCTCAGGACCATGTCGTGCCGCCGGTCGACTCGGCCCGGATCCTCTCCAGGATCTCCTCGACGGACGTCCAGGAGATCCTGCTGGAACAGAGCTACCACGTCGCGACGTTGGACCATGACGCGGAGCGGATCTTCGACGAGAGCCTGGCCTTCGTCGAGCGTCTCGCCCCGGGTCTGGTCGACGAACAGGGGAGCAGGAGCGGTGGCTGA
- a CDS encoding DUF5304 domain-containing protein, which produces MSDSDAWAKACAEDLEAEKARRRAQRGAETGSAADEFRKLFEAVADKVSGGLGNPLLGGQAAQTVQQLVNQAKSVVEPVIERNPQVFDHLAAAGNELLAAYRSAVEGHESRWTRDEKVTPDDPRDPRRDADGPSGEPYDGKRDDDRKDDGKDDRKDDEGPGTGQHIDLD; this is translated from the coding sequence ATGAGCGATTCGGATGCCTGGGCCAAGGCGTGCGCCGAGGACCTGGAGGCCGAGAAGGCCCGCCGCAGGGCGCAGCGCGGGGCGGAGACCGGCTCCGCCGCCGACGAGTTCCGCAAGCTCTTCGAAGCCGTCGCCGACAAGGTCTCCGGCGGTCTCGGGAACCCGCTGCTCGGCGGACAGGCCGCGCAGACCGTGCAGCAGCTCGTCAACCAGGCGAAGTCCGTCGTCGAGCCCGTGATCGAGCGCAACCCGCAGGTCTTCGACCACCTCGCCGCCGCCGGGAACGAGCTGTTGGCCGCCTACCGCTCCGCCGTCGAGGGCCATGAGAGCCGCTGGACGCGCGACGAGAAGGTGACCCCGGACGACCCGCGCGACCCGCGCCGGGACGCGGACGGGCCGAGCGGCGAGCCGTACGACGGCAAGCGCGACGACGACCGCAAGGACGACGGCAAGGACGACCGCAAGGACGACGAGGGGCCCGGAACCGGCCAGCACATCGACCTCGACTGA
- a CDS encoding SRPBCC family protein, producing MAEHTSSSITIEAAPADVMGVIADFARYPEWTGEVKEAEVLATDDAGRAEKVRLLLDAGAIKDDHTLAYTWTGGNEVSWTLVKSQMLRSLDGSYRLAPVGGGDRTEVTYQLTVDVKIPMLGMIKRKAEKVIIDRALAGLKKRVESGA from the coding sequence ATGGCCGAACACACCAGCTCGAGCATCACGATCGAGGCGGCACCGGCCGACGTCATGGGCGTGATCGCCGACTTCGCCCGCTACCCCGAGTGGACCGGCGAGGTGAAGGAGGCCGAGGTCCTGGCGACCGACGACGCCGGCCGCGCCGAGAAGGTCCGGCTGCTGCTCGACGCCGGCGCGATCAAGGACGACCACACCCTCGCGTACACCTGGACCGGGGGGAACGAGGTCAGCTGGACGCTGGTCAAGTCCCAGATGCTCCGGTCCCTCGACGGGTCGTACCGGCTCGCCCCGGTCGGCGGCGGCGACCGCACCGAGGTCACGTACCAGCTGACGGTCGACGTCAAGATCCCCATGCTCGGCATGATCAAGCGCAAGGCGGAGAAGGTCATCATCGACCGCGCGCTCGCCGGCCTGAAGAAGCGCGTCGAATCGGGCGCGTAG
- a CDS encoding ROK family glucokinase → MGLTIGVDIGGTKIAAGVVDEEGNILDTHKVPTPPTPEGIVDAICAAVSEAGKGHTIEAVGIGAAGYVDDKRATVLFAPNIDWRHEPLKDKVEQRVGLPVVVENDANAAAWGEYRFGAGQGHEDVICITLGTGLGGGIIIGNKLRRGRFGVAAEFGHIRVVPDGLLCGCGSQGCWEQYASGRALVRYAKQRANATPERAEVLLGLGDGTPEGIEGRHVSQAARAGDPVAVDSFRELARWAGAGLADLASLFDPSAFIVGGGVSDEGDLVLDPIRKSFRRWLIGGQWRPHAQVLAAQLGNKAGLVGAADLARQG, encoded by the coding sequence ATGGGACTCACCATCGGCGTCGACATCGGCGGCACGAAGATCGCGGCCGGCGTGGTCGACGAGGAGGGCAACATCCTCGACACGCACAAGGTGCCCACCCCGCCGACCCCCGAGGGCATCGTCGACGCGATCTGCGCGGCCGTGTCCGAGGCCGGCAAGGGCCACACGATCGAGGCCGTCGGCATCGGTGCCGCGGGCTACGTCGACGACAAGCGTGCCACCGTCCTCTTCGCGCCGAACATCGACTGGCGGCACGAGCCGCTCAAGGACAAGGTCGAGCAGCGGGTCGGCCTGCCCGTCGTCGTCGAGAACGACGCCAACGCGGCAGCCTGGGGCGAGTACAGGTTCGGCGCCGGCCAGGGCCACGAGGACGTCATCTGCATCACCCTCGGCACCGGCCTCGGCGGCGGCATCATCATCGGCAACAAGCTGCGTCGCGGACGCTTCGGCGTGGCCGCCGAGTTCGGCCACATCCGGGTCGTCCCGGACGGTCTGCTGTGCGGCTGCGGCAGCCAGGGCTGCTGGGAGCAGTACGCCTCCGGGCGCGCGCTCGTCCGGTACGCCAAGCAGCGCGCCAACGCCACCCCCGAGCGCGCCGAGGTCCTCCTCGGTCTCGGTGACGGCACCCCCGAGGGCATCGAGGGCCGTCACGTCAGCCAGGCCGCCCGCGCCGGCGACCCGGTCGCCGTCGACTCCTTCCGTGAGCTGGCCCGCTGGGCCGGTGCCGGTCTCGCGGACCTGGCCTCGCTGTTCGACCCCTCGGCGTTCATCGTCGGCGGCGGCGTCTCGGACGAGGGCGATCTCGTCCTCGACCCGATCCGCAAGTCCTTCCGGCGCTGGCTGATCGGCGGCCAGTGGCGTCCGCACGCTCAGGTCCTCGCGGCCCAGCTCGGCAACAAGGCCGGCCTGGTCGGCGCAGCGGACCTGGCCCGCCAGGGCTGA
- the macS gene encoding MacS family sensor histidine kinase, translated as MAKRERVVRMSVEQPLWRALTGYRVGTMIYAVLLFVFGREGYERPWIAVSYLAVMSVWTLATLPRVANAASCTKRFLGADLTVALVGILLTPLADAQAQTVDGPTLPTIWTAGSVLAYALKGGWRWAGFASTAVAAANLVERGHPSRDTLHNVLLVWVASIAIGYVVEVARASERTLARALEIEAATRERERLARDIHDSVLQVLAMVQRRGTAMGGEAAEIARMAGEQEVALRTLVAGGLTRPSLVSEDESEGAVVRVVDVDDEPDDDTPVDLRLLIAPRAGAKVTLSEPGAPVLLAPPAARELAAAVGAALDNVRVHAGEDAQAWILVEDWPDEVIVTVRDDGPGIPEGRLAEAWGEGRMGVALSIRGRLRDLGGSAELISVPGQGTEVELKVPRGKAGQER; from the coding sequence ATGGCCAAGCGCGAGCGTGTCGTGCGCATGTCGGTCGAGCAGCCGTTGTGGCGGGCACTGACCGGCTACCGCGTCGGGACGATGATCTACGCGGTCCTGCTGTTCGTCTTCGGCCGGGAGGGGTACGAGCGGCCCTGGATCGCGGTCTCCTATCTGGCGGTGATGAGCGTCTGGACCCTCGCCACCCTCCCCAGGGTGGCGAACGCGGCCAGCTGCACCAAGCGCTTCCTCGGCGCCGACCTCACCGTCGCCCTCGTCGGCATCCTCCTCACCCCGCTCGCCGACGCCCAGGCCCAGACCGTCGACGGCCCCACCCTCCCGACGATATGGACCGCCGGATCCGTCCTCGCGTACGCGCTCAAGGGCGGCTGGCGCTGGGCCGGCTTCGCCTCCACCGCCGTCGCCGCCGCCAACCTCGTCGAGCGCGGCCACCCCAGCCGGGACACCCTCCACAACGTCCTGCTCGTCTGGGTGGCCTCCATCGCCATCGGATACGTCGTCGAGGTCGCCCGCGCCTCCGAGCGCACCCTCGCCCGCGCCCTGGAGATCGAGGCCGCCACCCGCGAGCGGGAGCGGCTCGCCCGCGACATCCACGACAGCGTCCTCCAGGTCCTCGCGATGGTGCAGCGGCGCGGCACGGCGATGGGCGGCGAGGCCGCCGAGATCGCCAGGATGGCGGGGGAGCAGGAGGTGGCGCTCCGTACGCTCGTCGCGGGCGGTCTCACCCGGCCCAGCCTGGTCTCGGAGGACGAGTCCGAGGGTGCCGTGGTCCGCGTCGTCGACGTGGACGACGAGCCGGACGACGACACCCCCGTCGACCTGCGCCTCCTGATCGCCCCGCGCGCCGGGGCGAAGGTCACCCTGTCCGAGCCGGGTGCGCCCGTGCTCCTCGCGCCGCCCGCCGCCCGAGAGCTGGCCGCCGCCGTCGGTGCCGCCCTGGACAATGTCCGGGTGCACGCGGGCGAGGACGCCCAGGCCTGGATCCTCGTCGAGGACTGGCCGGACGAGGTGATCGTGACGGTCCGGGACGACGGCCCCGGCATCCCGGAGGGCCGTCTCGCGGAGGCCTGGGGCGAGGGCCGGATGGGGGTCGCCCTCTCCATCCGGGGGAGACTGCGGGATCTGGGCGGCTCGGCCGAGCTGATCTCGGTCCCGGGCCAGGGCACGGAAGTCGAGTTGAAGGTTCCACGGGGGAAGGCAGGACAGGAAAGATGA
- a CDS encoding ArsA family ATPase, with amino-acid sequence MRIILVTGLGGAGRTTVAAATALAEARAGRRVLLVSEDVEREPLQAQDGLRVLRPEPAADFRREFLALQARSSAALDLLGAVPFEDAELTELPGSRQFALLRSLRDAAEGDHELAVVDLPPLPEALAVLALPEQLRRYLRRLLPPERQAARALRPMLAQLAGVPMPAQWLYETAGRWEAELAAVQAVVDAPTTSVRLVLEPGPTAVRALRGARLGLALQGLALDAVVANRLLPAESEDPWLAGLTAQQHRHLAELRTAGDVGGVLDELPHLGRDPRGPEDLALLAPARPVAVPDPVSDWAVEDRREEDGVLVWHIGLPGAVKEELSLVRRGDELLLTVGSFRRNVPLPAALRRCTVTGAGLVEGDLRVRFTPDPGLWPRTS; translated from the coding sequence ATGCGGATCATTCTTGTTACCGGCCTCGGCGGCGCCGGACGTACCACCGTCGCCGCCGCCACCGCCCTCGCCGAGGCGCGCGCCGGCCGCCGCGTCCTGCTGGTCTCCGAGGACGTCGAACGGGAACCGCTTCAGGCCCAGGACGGACTCCGCGTCCTGCGCCCCGAGCCGGCCGCCGACTTCCGCCGCGAGTTCCTCGCCCTCCAGGCCCGCTCCTCCGCCGCCCTCGACCTGCTGGGCGCCGTGCCCTTCGAGGACGCCGAGCTCACCGAACTCCCCGGCAGCCGCCAGTTCGCCCTGCTGCGCTCCCTGCGCGACGCCGCCGAGGGCGACCACGAACTCGCCGTCGTCGATCTGCCGCCGCTCCCCGAGGCCCTCGCCGTCCTCGCCCTGCCCGAGCAGCTGCGCCGCTACCTGCGCCGCCTCCTGCCCCCCGAGCGGCAGGCCGCCCGCGCCCTGCGCCCGATGCTCGCCCAGCTCGCCGGGGTCCCGATGCCCGCCCAGTGGCTGTACGAGACCGCCGGGCGCTGGGAGGCCGAGCTGGCCGCCGTCCAGGCCGTCGTCGACGCCCCCACCACCAGCGTCCGTCTCGTCCTCGAACCCGGTCCCACCGCCGTCCGGGCCCTGCGCGGCGCCCGGCTCGGCCTCGCCCTCCAGGGCCTCGCCCTCGACGCCGTCGTCGCCAACCGGCTGCTGCCCGCCGAATCCGAGGACCCCTGGCTCGCCGGACTCACCGCCCAGCAGCACCGGCACCTGGCGGAGCTCCGTACCGCCGGCGACGTCGGCGGCGTACTCGACGAGTTGCCGCACCTCGGCCGGGACCCGCGCGGACCCGAGGACCTCGCGCTGCTCGCGCCCGCACGGCCCGTGGCCGTCCCCGACCCCGTATCGGACTGGGCCGTCGAGGACCGGCGGGAGGAGGACGGCGTCCTGGTGTGGCACATCGGCCTCCCCGGGGCCGTCAAGGAGGAACTGTCCCTCGTCCGCAGGGGTGACGAACTGCTCCTTACCGTCGGCTCCTTCCGCCGCAACGTGCCCCTGCCGGCCGCTCTCCGTCGCTGCACGGTCACCGGCGCGGGACTCGTCGAAGGGGACCTCCGGGTGCGCTTCACCCCCGACCCCGGACTCTGGCCCCGTACCTCTTGA